One genomic segment of Streptomyces sp. RerS4 includes these proteins:
- the gcl gene encoding glyoxylate carboligase: MPRMTAAAAAVEILKLEGVEQAFGVPGAAINPFYRELKNVGGINHTLARHVEGASHMAEGYTRAKAGNIGVCIGTSGPAGTDMITGLYSAIADSIPILCITGQAPVSKLHKEDFQAVDIASIAKPVTKAATTVLEAAQVPGVFQQAFHLMRSGRPGPVLIDLPIDVQLTEIEFDPETYQPLPVYKPQATRAQAVKALSFLLESERPLIVAGGGIINADATDLLVEFAELTNIPVISTLMGWGTIPDDHELAAGMVGVQTAHRYGNATFLESDVVLGIGNRWANRHTGYNLDAYLGDRKFVHVDIEPTQLGRIFAPDFGIASDAKVALELFIEVAKELKAEGKLPDFSAWAASAQERKATLLRRTHFDNIPLKPQRVYEEMNKAFGPETRYVTTIGLSQIAAAQFLHVYKPRHWINCGQAGPLGWTIPAAIGAATADPETPIVALSGDYDFQFMIEELAVAAQHKVPYVHVLVNNAYLGLIRQAQGNLGINFEVNLEFENINTPELGAYGVDHVKVAEGLGVKAIRVTDPNELGAAFEQAKKLAQEFQVPVVVEAILERITNIAMSKTVDMSNVTEFEDLATEPGHAPTAIKAF; encoded by the coding sequence ATGCCTCGTATGACAGCCGCCGCAGCTGCAGTTGAGATCCTCAAGCTTGAGGGTGTCGAACAAGCGTTCGGCGTGCCCGGCGCTGCGATCAACCCGTTCTACCGCGAGCTCAAGAACGTGGGCGGCATCAACCACACGCTCGCCCGCCACGTCGAGGGCGCCTCGCACATGGCCGAGGGCTACACCCGTGCCAAGGCGGGCAACATCGGCGTCTGCATCGGCACCTCGGGTCCGGCCGGCACCGACATGATCACCGGCCTGTACTCCGCGATCGCGGACTCGATCCCGATCCTGTGCATCACCGGCCAGGCCCCGGTCTCGAAGCTCCACAAGGAGGACTTCCAGGCCGTCGACATCGCCTCGATCGCCAAGCCCGTCACCAAGGCCGCCACCACGGTCCTGGAGGCCGCGCAGGTCCCCGGCGTCTTCCAGCAGGCCTTCCACCTGATGCGCTCCGGCCGCCCCGGCCCGGTCCTGATCGACCTCCCGATCGACGTCCAGCTGACCGAGATCGAGTTCGACCCCGAGACCTACCAGCCGCTGCCGGTCTACAAGCCGCAGGCCACGCGTGCCCAGGCCGTGAAGGCCCTGAGCTTCCTGCTGGAGTCCGAGCGCCCGCTGATCGTCGCCGGTGGCGGCATCATCAACGCCGACGCCACCGACCTGCTGGTCGAGTTCGCCGAGCTGACCAACATCCCGGTCATCTCCACCCTCATGGGCTGGGGCACCATCCCGGACGACCACGAGCTGGCCGCCGGCATGGTCGGCGTCCAGACCGCGCACCGCTACGGTAACGCGACCTTCCTGGAGTCGGACGTCGTCCTCGGCATCGGCAACCGCTGGGCCAACCGCCACACCGGCTACAACCTGGACGCCTACCTCGGCGACCGCAAGTTCGTCCACGTCGACATCGAGCCCACCCAGCTGGGCCGGATCTTCGCGCCGGACTTCGGCATCGCCTCCGACGCCAAGGTCGCGCTGGAGCTCTTCATCGAGGTCGCCAAGGAGCTCAAGGCCGAGGGCAAGCTGCCGGACTTCTCCGCCTGGGCCGCCTCCGCGCAGGAGCGCAAGGCCACCCTGCTGCGCCGTACGCACTTCGACAACATCCCCCTGAAGCCGCAGCGCGTCTACGAGGAGATGAACAAGGCCTTCGGCCCGGAGACGCGCTACGTCACCACCATCGGCCTCTCCCAGATCGCCGCCGCGCAGTTCCTGCACGTCTACAAGCCGCGCCACTGGATCAACTGCGGCCAGGCCGGCCCGCTCGGTTGGACCATCCCGGCCGCCATCGGCGCCGCCACCGCGGACCCGGAGACCCCGATCGTCGCGCTTTCGGGCGACTACGACTTCCAGTTCATGATCGAGGAGCTGGCGGTCGCCGCCCAGCACAAGGTCCCCTACGTCCACGTCCTCGTGAACAACGCCTACCTCGGCCTGATCCGCCAGGCGCAGGGCAACCTCGGCATCAACTTCGAGGTCAACCTGGAGTTCGAGAACATCAACACCCCGGAGCTCGGTGCCTACGGCGTCGACCACGTCAAGGTCGCCGAGGGCCTGGGCGTCAAGGCGATCCGCGTCACCGACCCGAACGAGCTGGGCGCCGCCTTCGAGCAGGCCAAGAAGCTGGCGCAGGAGTTCCAGGTCCCGGTCGTCGTCGAGGCCATCCTGGAGCGGATCACCAACATCGCGATGAGCAAGACGGTCGACATGAGCAACGTCACCGAGTTCGAGGACCTCGCCACGGAGCCGGGCCACGCCCCGACCGCCATCAAGGCCTTCTGA
- a CDS encoding glycoside hydrolase family 16 protein produces the protein MSTPLRRRVLRPAALVSGSLAVVLGWGTVAAPAAPAAPAVDRAAVVNAVTFEDNFDGPGGTAVDPGKWQIETGDNVNNHERQWYTPGAANAALDGLGNLVITARRENPGTHQCWYGRCEYTSARLNTAGRFTQKYGHVEARMKVPRGQGMWPAFWMLGEDIGQVGWPNSGEIDVMENVGFEPSTVHGTLHGPGYSGAGGIGAAYTLSGGRAFADDFHTFAVDWAPGSITWSVDGQVYQRRTPADLGGQQWAFDKPFFLILNLAVGGDWPGDPDGSTQFPSRLVVDYVRVSTADSGGGRTGTFVGLAGKCLDVAGAQSTNGTQVQLYTCNGTAAQRWTLPGDGTVRALGKCLDVNEASTAPGAKVQLWDCNGTGAQRFDYNGTTRDLVNIPADKCVDVREQNPADSTPVQTWSCSGNANQKWTFTG, from the coding sequence ATGTCCACACCCTTACGTAGACGCGTTTTACGGCCGGCAGCGCTTGTCAGTGGCTCGCTGGCAGTCGTGCTCGGCTGGGGAACGGTCGCCGCCCCGGCCGCGCCTGCCGCCCCTGCCGTCGACCGGGCGGCGGTCGTCAACGCCGTCACCTTCGAGGACAACTTCGACGGCCCCGGCGGGACCGCCGTCGACCCCGGCAAGTGGCAGATCGAGACCGGGGACAACGTCAACAACCACGAACGCCAGTGGTACACGCCCGGCGCCGCCAACGCCGCGCTCGACGGGCTCGGCAACCTGGTGATCACCGCCCGCCGCGAGAACCCCGGCACCCACCAATGCTGGTACGGCCGCTGCGAGTACACCTCCGCCCGACTCAACACCGCCGGCCGGTTCACCCAGAAGTACGGGCACGTCGAGGCCCGGATGAAGGTGCCGCGCGGGCAGGGCATGTGGCCCGCGTTCTGGATGCTCGGCGAGGACATCGGCCAGGTCGGCTGGCCGAACAGCGGCGAGATCGACGTCATGGAGAACGTCGGCTTCGAGCCGTCCACGGTCCACGGCACCCTCCACGGGCCGGGGTACTCGGGCGCCGGCGGGATCGGTGCCGCGTACACCCTGTCCGGCGGCCGGGCGTTCGCCGACGACTTCCACACCTTCGCGGTGGACTGGGCGCCGGGCTCCATCACCTGGTCCGTGGACGGGCAGGTGTACCAGCGACGGACGCCCGCCGACCTCGGCGGCCAGCAGTGGGCGTTCGACAAGCCGTTCTTCCTGATCCTCAACCTGGCGGTGGGCGGCGACTGGCCCGGGGACCCCGACGGTTCCACGCAGTTCCCCAGCCGGCTCGTCGTCGACTACGTGCGCGTCAGCACAGCCGACAGCGGAGGCGGCCGCACCGGAACCTTCGTCGGGCTCGCCGGCAAGTGCCTGGACGTGGCGGGCGCGCAGAGTACGAACGGCACGCAGGTCCAGCTCTACACCTGCAACGGCACCGCCGCCCAGCGGTGGACCCTGCCGGGCGACGGCACCGTCCGGGCGCTCGGCAAGTGCCTGGACGTCAACGAGGCCTCCACCGCGCCCGGCGCCAAGGTCCAGCTGTGGGACTGCAACGGCACCGGCGCCCAACGCTTCGACTACAACGGCACCACGCGGGACCTGGTGAACATCCCGGCGGACAAGTGCGTGGACGTCCGCGAGCAGAACCCGGCCGACTCGACGCCGGTCCAGACCTGGTCGTGCAGCGGCAATGCCAACCAGAAGTGGACCTTCACCGGTTGA
- a CDS encoding AMP-binding protein yields the protein MRIPMTVADFLDRAELGFSAGPGVVDEPDQPGRPVPMSTYGRLGERVRAWQAGFDALGIGEGERVAVVSHNSARLLELLFAVPMSGRICVPINFRLKPDEIAYVVEQSGASVLLVDPELEAATSAVPARHRFVLGEQTDTELMRFGVEPRPWSNPDEDATATINYTSGTTARPKGVQLTHRNIWVNGLTFGLHTRVWERDVYMHTLPMFHCNGWGMPYVMAGLGVKQVVLRKVDGAEILRRVDEHGVTLMCGAPAVWNAVLDAAAGWEGEIPGRDRVRIVCAGAPPPSRMIERVGEELGWEFTQIYGLTETSPLLTFNRIRPEDAALPAAERARKLSRAGLPALGVKLKVSGSGEVLARSNVVLDGYWEKPRETADALKDGWFHTGDGGEIDAADGHLTISDRKKDVIITGGENVSSIEVEDAIFSHPAVAEVAVIGVPHEKWGETIKALVVVADGAAADEAEIIAHCKERMAGYKAPTSVEFREAIPRTATGKIQKFKLREPYWDGLDRQVN from the coding sequence ATGCGGATTCCGATGACCGTCGCGGACTTCCTCGACCGGGCGGAGCTGGGGTTCTCCGCCGGCCCGGGTGTGGTCGACGAACCCGATCAGCCCGGCCGGCCGGTGCCCATGTCGACGTACGGACGACTGGGCGAGCGGGTCCGGGCGTGGCAGGCCGGGTTCGACGCGTTGGGCATCGGCGAGGGCGAACGCGTGGCGGTGGTGAGCCACAACTCGGCCCGGCTGCTGGAGCTGTTGTTCGCCGTACCGATGAGCGGCCGGATCTGCGTACCGATCAACTTCCGTCTCAAGCCGGATGAGATCGCCTACGTCGTCGAACAGAGCGGCGCGTCGGTCCTGCTGGTCGACCCCGAGCTGGAGGCGGCCACCTCCGCCGTCCCCGCCCGCCACCGGTTCGTACTCGGCGAGCAGACCGACACCGAGCTGATGCGCTTCGGCGTCGAGCCGCGCCCGTGGTCGAATCCCGACGAGGACGCGACCGCGACGATCAACTACACCTCGGGCACCACCGCCCGCCCCAAGGGCGTCCAGCTGACGCACCGCAACATCTGGGTCAACGGGCTGACGTTCGGGCTGCACACCCGCGTCTGGGAACGCGACGTGTACATGCACACCCTCCCGATGTTCCACTGCAACGGCTGGGGCATGCCCTACGTGATGGCCGGACTCGGCGTCAAGCAGGTGGTGTTGCGCAAGGTCGACGGCGCGGAGATCCTGCGCCGGGTCGACGAACACGGCGTCACCCTCATGTGCGGCGCCCCCGCCGTCTGGAACGCGGTACTCGACGCGGCGGCCGGCTGGGAGGGCGAGATCCCGGGCCGTGACCGCGTACGGATCGTCTGCGCGGGCGCTCCGCCGCCGAGCCGGATGATCGAACGGGTGGGCGAGGAGCTGGGCTGGGAGTTCACCCAGATCTACGGCCTGACGGAGACCTCGCCCCTGCTCACCTTCAACCGGATCCGGCCCGAGGACGCCGCGCTGCCCGCCGCCGAGCGGGCGCGCAAGCTGTCGCGCGCGGGGCTGCCGGCGCTCGGCGTGAAGCTGAAGGTGTCGGGGTCCGGTGAGGTACTGGCGCGGTCGAACGTCGTCCTGGACGGGTACTGGGAGAAGCCGCGGGAGACGGCGGACGCGCTGAAGGACGGCTGGTTCCACACGGGCGACGGCGGAGAGATCGACGCCGCCGACGGACACCTGACGATCTCCGACCGCAAGAAGGACGTGATCATCACCGGCGGCGAGAACGTGTCCTCCATCGAGGTGGAGGACGCGATCTTCAGCCATCCGGCGGTCGCGGAGGTCGCCGTCATCGGCGTCCCGCACGAGAAGTGGGGCGAGACGATCAAGGCCCTCGTGGTCGTCGCCGACGGGGCCGCCGCGGACGAGGCCGAGATCATCGCGCACTGCAAGGAACGGATGGCCGGCTACAAGGCGCCGACGAGCGTCGAGTTCCGCGAGGCCATCCCGCGCACGGCCACCGGCAAGATCCAGAAGTTCAAGCTGCGCGAGCCGTACTGGGACGGGCTCGACCGCCAGGTCAACTGA
- a CDS encoding magnesium and cobalt transport protein CorA — protein sequence MPDRRDRRAHPDGPDHPDRRTPPPAKRPPQELPPNHRSVVDSAVYRHGRRVASPATLADTFRRLREEPDGMAWIGLHRPTEPELHSLAAEFNLHPLSIEDALEAHQRPKLERYGDTLFVVLRAARYLDAPEEVEFGELHVFVGPDFLITVRHGAAPDLSGVRRRMEATPELLSLGPEAALYAILDAVVDGYAPVVAGVQNDMDEIETEVFRGDPEVSRRIYELSREMVEFQRATRPLVGMLHGLMAGFAKYGTDEELQRYLRDVADHVTHTSERVDGFRQALTEILTVNATLVSQQQNAEMRALAEAGFEQNEEIKKISSWAAILFAPTLVGTIYGMNFDHMPELKWAAGYPFAILLMAVVCVSLYVIFKKRDWL from the coding sequence ATGCCGGACCGCCGAGACCGCCGAGCCCACCCAGACGGCCCGGACCACCCGGACCGCCGTACTCCCCCGCCCGCGAAACGTCCGCCGCAGGAGCTGCCGCCGAACCATCGCAGCGTCGTCGACTCCGCCGTCTACCGCCACGGCCGCCGCGTGGCCTCCCCCGCCACACTGGCCGACACGTTCCGCCGGCTGCGCGAGGAGCCCGACGGCATGGCCTGGATCGGCCTGCACCGACCCACGGAGCCCGAACTCCACTCACTTGCCGCAGAGTTCAACCTCCACCCGCTCTCCATCGAAGACGCCCTGGAGGCCCACCAACGCCCGAAGCTGGAGCGCTACGGCGACACCCTCTTCGTCGTGCTGCGCGCGGCCCGCTACCTCGACGCCCCGGAGGAGGTCGAGTTCGGCGAGCTGCACGTCTTCGTCGGCCCGGACTTCCTGATCACGGTCCGCCACGGCGCCGCCCCCGACCTCTCCGGCGTCCGCCGCCGCATGGAAGCCACCCCGGAGCTCCTCTCCCTCGGCCCGGAAGCCGCCCTGTACGCCATCCTCGACGCGGTGGTGGACGGCTACGCCCCCGTCGTCGCGGGTGTGCAGAACGACATGGACGAGATCGAAACGGAAGTCTTCCGCGGCGACCCGGAGGTCTCCCGCCGCATCTACGAGCTCTCCCGCGAGATGGTCGAGTTCCAACGCGCCACCCGCCCCCTGGTCGGCATGCTCCACGGCCTCATGGCGGGCTTCGCCAAGTACGGCACGGACGAGGAACTCCAGCGCTACCTCCGCGACGTGGCCGACCACGTCACCCACACCAGCGAGCGCGTGGACGGCTTCCGCCAGGCCCTGACGGAAATCCTCACCGTCAACGCCACCCTGGTCTCCCAACAACAAAACGCCGAAATGCGCGCCCTGGCCGAAGCCGGCTTCGAACAGAACGAGGAGATCAAGAAGATCTCCTCCTGGGCCGCCATCCTCTTCGCCCCCACCCTGGTCGGCACGATCTACGGCATGAACTTCGACCACATGCCGGAACTGAAGTGGGCAGCCGGCTACCCCTTCGCGATCCTCCTGATGGCGGTCGTCTGCGTCAGCCTCTACGTCATCTTCAAGAAGCGCGACTGGCTGTAG
- a CDS encoding winged helix DNA-binding domain-containing protein — MASTTHPVLDTRALNRATLARQLLLSRAEMSARDAVAHLLGLQAQNVKPPYFQLHARLAGFRPAELAGLMESREVVRMVTLRSTIHTHTAHDALTLRPLVQPARDREVNAFRKGLVGVDLERLAARARAFVEEEPRTMGEIREELLRTWPDADPQSLSVAARCRLPLVQVTPRGVWGRSGAVRLTTVERWLGESGGEAQRIDDVVLRYLGAFGPASVKDMQVWAGLTRLREVFQRLRPRLRVFRDENGVELFDLPDAPRPDADTPAPPRFLPEFDNLLLSHADRSRVVTPEAKGRTWTGNQSHPTLLVDGFLAGLWRMGAGEVLTVELFGTHSAAVREEIAAEGRALLAEMGDGPGDGPGDVRFGSIHR; from the coding sequence ATGGCCTCCACGACGCATCCCGTACTCGACACCCGCGCTCTGAACCGTGCCACGCTCGCCCGCCAGCTGCTGCTGAGCCGCGCCGAGATGTCCGCGCGCGACGCGGTGGCCCACCTCCTCGGACTCCAGGCGCAGAACGTCAAGCCGCCCTACTTCCAGCTCCACGCCCGGCTGGCCGGATTCCGGCCGGCCGAGCTCGCCGGGCTCATGGAGTCGCGCGAGGTCGTCCGGATGGTCACCCTGCGCTCCACCATCCACACCCACACCGCCCACGACGCCCTCACCCTGCGCCCCCTCGTCCAGCCGGCCCGCGACCGGGAGGTCAACGCCTTCCGCAAGGGCCTCGTCGGCGTCGACCTCGAACGGCTCGCCGCCCGCGCCCGAGCCTTCGTGGAGGAGGAACCGCGCACCATGGGCGAGATCCGCGAGGAACTGCTGCGCACCTGGCCGGACGCCGACCCCCAGTCCCTCTCCGTCGCCGCCCGCTGCCGGCTGCCCCTCGTCCAGGTCACCCCGCGCGGGGTGTGGGGGCGCAGTGGGGCGGTACGTCTCACCACCGTCGAACGGTGGCTCGGGGAGTCGGGCGGGGAGGCGCAGCGCATCGACGACGTCGTCTTGCGCTACCTCGGCGCCTTCGGGCCCGCCTCCGTCAAGGACATGCAGGTCTGGGCCGGGCTCACCCGTCTGCGCGAGGTCTTCCAGCGGCTGCGCCCGCGCCTGCGCGTCTTCCGCGACGAGAACGGCGTCGAGCTGTTCGACCTCCCCGACGCGCCCCGCCCCGACGCGGACACCCCGGCGCCGCCGCGTTTCCTGCCCGAGTTCGACAACCTGCTCCTCTCCCACGCCGACCGCTCCCGCGTCGTCACCCCCGAGGCCAAGGGCCGCACCTGGACCGGGAACCAGTCCCATCCGACCCTGCTGGTGGACGGGTTCCTCGCCGGGCTGTGGCGGATGGGGGCAGGAGAGGTGCTCACCGTGGAGTTGTTCGGTACGCACTCCGCGGCGGTTCGGGAGGAGATCGCGGCGGAGGGGCGGGCGCTCCTCGCCGAGATGGGCGACGGGCCGGGCGACGGGCCGGGCGACGTTCGGTTCGGGTCGATCCACCGCTGA
- a CDS encoding ABC transporter substrate-binding protein, translating into MNTPPPSPLRIGALVPLTRPGWVEAGRHLLAGMELAVREVNDAGGVAGRPLELVVRDTAADPRKAAAAVDELAGLGVAALAGEYHSVVARAAAARADALGVPFLCSSAVLDALTEQPTPWVARLAPAQSRGWRIYADFLLGAGHRRIAVATQPSVYWASGTRILRDHLAPRGAAVIELDTSALAPTAVCDALAANGATALLLLVGHPDPAVSLVESVRGDRRLAEIMIGAPAGQPEFAEWSKLLGEDGAAIPFLRYLPERLGPHGERVETALRQQLAEAPSFVAFEGHDTITVLVEVLRSPRDGTAPWPHIKVEGTRGPIHFSRPPGTPVWQWTWPPIHVTDRSPAHPDRFRTLHTG; encoded by the coding sequence ATGAATACGCCGCCACCGTCACCCCTCCGGATCGGGGCCCTCGTTCCCCTCACCCGCCCCGGCTGGGTCGAGGCGGGCCGACACCTGCTCGCGGGAATGGAGTTGGCCGTCCGCGAGGTCAACGACGCGGGCGGGGTCGCCGGACGACCACTTGAACTGGTCGTCCGGGACACCGCGGCCGATCCGCGGAAGGCCGCGGCCGCCGTGGACGAATTGGCCGGCCTGGGCGTGGCCGCGTTGGCGGGGGAGTACCACAGCGTCGTCGCCCGCGCCGCTGCCGCCAGGGCCGACGCGCTCGGCGTCCCGTTCCTCTGCTCGTCGGCGGTGCTCGACGCGCTCACCGAACAGCCCACGCCCTGGGTCGCGCGCCTCGCGCCGGCGCAGTCCCGCGGCTGGCGGATCTACGCGGACTTCCTCCTCGGCGCGGGCCACCGTCGCATCGCCGTGGCAACCCAGCCCAGCGTCTACTGGGCATCCGGCACCCGCATCCTGCGGGACCACCTCGCCCCGCGGGGCGCCGCCGTGATCGAACTCGACACGTCCGCGCTCGCCCCCACGGCGGTGTGCGACGCCCTCGCCGCCAACGGCGCGACAGCCCTGCTCCTCCTGGTCGGCCACCCGGATCCGGCCGTGTCCCTCGTCGAATCCGTCCGCGGGGACCGGCGCCTGGCCGAGATCATGATCGGCGCTCCGGCGGGCCAACCGGAGTTCGCGGAATGGTCGAAGCTGCTGGGCGAAGACGGCGCGGCGATCCCGTTCCTGCGCTACCTGCCCGAACGCCTCGGCCCCCACGGCGAACGCGTCGAGACGGCCCTCCGGCAGCAGCTGGCCGAAGCCCCCTCCTTCGTGGCCTTCGAGGGCCACGACACGATCACCGTCCTGGTCGAGGTGCTCCGCTCCCCGCGCGACGGCACGGCCCCCTGGCCGCACATCAAGGTGGAGGGCACCCGAGGCCCGATCCACTTCTCCCGCCCACCGGGCACCCCCGTCTGGCAATGGACCTGGCCCCCGATCCACGTGACAGACCGCTCCCCAGCCCACCCCGACCGCTTCCGCACCCTCCACACCGGCTGA
- a CDS encoding glutathione peroxidase, with protein MSLYDIPLTTLDDEPTSLAAHKGKAILLVNTASQCGLTPQYSGLARLQFAYEAKGFTVIGVPCNQFGGQEPGTAEDIQTFCAAGFGVTFPMLEKSEVNGENRHPLYAELVKTPDAEGEAGDIQWNFEKFLISPAGEVVARFRPRTEPEAPEVIAAIEAQLPA; from the coding sequence ATGAGCCTGTACGACATCCCGCTGACCACCCTGGACGACGAGCCCACGAGCCTCGCCGCCCACAAGGGCAAGGCCATCCTGCTGGTGAACACCGCCTCGCAGTGCGGTCTGACCCCCCAGTACTCCGGGCTGGCCCGGCTGCAGTTCGCGTACGAGGCGAAGGGCTTCACCGTCATCGGCGTGCCCTGCAACCAGTTCGGCGGCCAGGAGCCGGGCACGGCGGAGGACATCCAGACCTTCTGCGCGGCCGGCTTCGGCGTGACCTTCCCGATGCTGGAGAAGTCCGAGGTGAACGGCGAGAACCGGCACCCGCTGTACGCGGAGCTGGTGAAGACCCCGGACGCGGAGGGCGAGGCCGGGGACATCCAGTGGAACTTCGAGAAGTTCCTGATCTCCCCCGCCGGCGAGGTCGTGGCGCGCTTCCGCCCGCGCACCGAGCCCGAGGCGCCCGAGGTCATCGCGGCGATCGAGGCGCAGCTGCCCGCGTAG